GTACGCCGAGGGCGACCTCACCGACGAGCAGTTCGAGCGGAAGCTCGATCGGCTTCTGGCGACCGAAACGCCCGAGGACGCGGCCGAGTGGACCGAGCGGAATCGGGAGGCGAAACGCGACCGCGAAGCGGTCCGAGACCCCGAAGTCGAACGCGAACGATGATCGCGGAGCGGCGACGCGCCGAGTCGCCGGCCCGACGCCCGGGACCGCGGCGCGGCCGAACCTCAAGCTTCAATGCGCGCGGCCGATTCCACCGCGTATGAGCGATCAGGAGCTCCGGAAAGAGGCGCACGACCTCGACGTCACCGTCTGGGTCGGCAAGAAGGGCATCGACTCGGTCGTCGACGAGCTGGGCGACCAGCTCGACGACCGCAAGCTGGTGAAGGTGAAGTTCCTGCGGGCGGCCCGCGGCGGAACCACGACCGACGAGCTGGCCGACGAACTGGTCGACGCCGTCGACGCCGAGCTGATCGAGACGCGCGGGAACACGGCGGTGCTCCACTAATGGCGACCTCGGCGGTCGCGCCCGGAACCGCACCCACGGCACCGGTCACCGACGCGTTGGAGCCGTTCCTCGGGCCGTTCGCCGGGCTCGTCGTCTCGGCGTCGATATTCCTCGCGGTGTTCGTCGCCGTCTTCCTGCTCAACCGCGCCCTCGTCGCGCCGCTCGTCGGCCGCGTCTTCGACAGGCAGGGGCTCGACGAGCACGCGCGCCGCCCGCTGCGGAAGATTGTCACCTTCCTCGTGCTGTTCGCCGGCGTGACCGTCGCGTTCGGGGCGACCGGCTACAGCGGGTTCCTCCGCTCGCTGGCGACGGTCGCGGCTGCCGCGACGCTCGCGGTCGGGTTCGCCCTGTAGGACGTGATCAAGAACTTCGTCGCCGGCGTGTTCATCTACACGGACAGGCCGTTCCGCATCGGCGACTGGATCGAGTGGCAGGGGAACTCCGGCGTCGTCGAGGACATCTCCTTCCGCGTCACGCGCGTCCGGACGTTCGACAACGAACTGCTCACGGTGCCGAACAACGTGCTCACCGGCGACGTGATCAAGAACCCGGTCGCGAAGAAGACGCTGCGATTAAAGTTCGTCTTCGGAATCGACTACGGCGACGACGTCGAGCGCGCGACGGAGATCATCGTCGAGGAGGCCGAGAAGAACGAGGCGATACTGGACGACCCCGCGCCGTCGGTCCGACTGACCGAACTCGCGGACTCGTACGTCGGCCTCCAGTCGCGGATCTGGATCGACGACCCCTCCCGGGCGGACTTCGTGAAGACCCGCGCCGACTACGTGAAGGCGGTCAAGGCGCGGTTCGACGAGGAGGGGATCTCGATCCCCTTCCCGCAGCGGACCGTCTCCGGGCGCGACGCGTGGTCCGAGCCGTCGTCGTTCGGCGGGCCGGGCGAGCCCGGACCCGGCACAGATTCGTAGCGGGCCCCCTGCGACCCGGGCGGCGGCTCGTAGCGAGCCCCCCTGCGACCCCGGCGGCGCGATAGTAACGAACTTGAGGGTCGGGTAACTCGTTGTGCCCATGCATGTGGTCGTCATCGGGGCCGGCGAGGTCGGCACGAGCATCGCCGCGAGCCTCGCGTCGGACCACGAGGTCGTCGTCGTCGACGTCGACCCCGACCGGGCGGAACAGCTCAAGTACGAACTCGACGTGCTGACCATCGCCGGGGACGGGACCACCTCCGAGATCCAGACGGCGGCCGACGTCGGCCGCGCCGACATGGTCATCGCCTGTACCGACGACGATCAGACGAACCTCGTCGCCTGCGGCACCGCGAAGACCCTCGGCGACGGGTTCACGATCGCCCGGGTGAAAAGCACCGACTTCCTCCGCACGTGGGAGGGCAACGAGGGCGCGTTCGGCGTCGACTTCATGGTGTGTACCGACCTCCTGACCGCGGAGAACATCGTGCGAGTCATCGGCCTGCCGGCCGCGATCGACGTCGACCCGTTCGCGAGCGGACTCGTCCAGATGGCCGAGTTCGAGATCGCCGAGGGGAGCCCGGTGGCCGGACAGACCGTCTCCGAGGCCGACCGCTTCGAGTCGCTCACGTTCGTCGGCCTGTTCCGCGACGGCGAGATGACGATCCCGCGCGGCGACACCGGCATCGCCGTCGGGGACCGCGCGGTCGTGATCGGGAGCCCGGAGAGCGTCCAGTCGTTCGCGACCGACGTGGCCCCGGAGACGACGCCGGACCGGGCCGACGAGATCGTCGTCGTCGGGGGCAGCGAGATCGGGTATCAGACGGCCAGACTGCTCGAAGAGCGCGAGTTCAAGCCGCGGCTGATAGAACAGGACGCGGACCGCGCCCGGTGGCTCGCGGAGAACCTCCCGAACACCGTCGTGATGGAACACGACGCCACCGACACCGAGTTCCTCACCCGCGAGCACGTCGACGAGGCCGACATCCTCGTCACCGCGCTCCGCTCCGACGAGAAGAACCTCCTCGTCTCCGTGCTCGCCAAGCGGCTGGGCGTCAACCGGGTGATCGCCGTCGTCGACAGTCCGGACTACGTCACCGTCTTCGAGGAGATCGGCATCGACATCGCGATCAACCCCCGCACCGTCACCGCCGAGGAGATCACGCGGTTCACCTACGAGAGCGTCGCCGAGAACATCGCCGTGCTGGAGAACGACCAGGCCGAGGTCCTCGAACTCGAACTCACCGAGGGGTGCGGACTCGTCGGGCGGCCGATCTCGGAGATCGTCGCGGAGAGCGACGTGCGGTTCGTCATCGGCGCGATCACGCGCAACCACGAACTGGTCACTCCCCGCGGAGACACCGTGCTTCAGGCCGGAGACCACGTGATACTGCTCGTGGAGTCCGACTCCGTGAGCGACATCGCCTCGATGGCGTGAGAAACCCGTGAACGCCAAGATCCGCGTCGGGTGGCAGGCGAGCGTGGGGCTCACCGGAGACGTCCTCGCGGCCCTGTCCGTTCCTCTGGCCTTTCCGCTGCTCGTCGCCTTCTACTACGGCGAGTCGCCCATCCCCTTCCTCGCGGCGATCGCAGTCACGCTCGCGCTCGGCGCGGCGTTCCGGACGGTTCAGGACCCTTCGGTCGACCTCGGGCCCCGCGAAGCGTTCCTCGCGGTGGCGCTGATATGGTTCCTCGTCGCCGCGGTGGGGGCGATCCCGTTCGTGATCGCGGGCGTCGGGACGATAGCGCACCCCGTCAACGCCATGTTCGAGTCGATGAGCGGACTGACGACGACGGGCGCAACCGTCCTCCGGGACTTCTCGCTACACTCCCGGTCCGTGCTGATGTGGCGGCAGGTGATCCAGTGGCTCGGCGGCCTCGGCATCCTGATCTTAGCGACCGCGGTGCTCTCCGAGCTCGGCGTCGGGGGCGCGCAGCTGATGGAGTCGGAGTCGCAGACGCAGGACGTCAACAAGCTCACGCCGAAGATCTCGCGGACCGCACAGCTCATCTGGGGGATCTACGTCGGGCTCACGGCGCTCGCGGTCGTCGTGTACTTCGGGCTCGGGCTCGCCGTCGACCCGCAGATGGACCTGTACAACGCGGTCGCCCACGCGTTCACGTCGGTCGCGACCGCCGGCTTCTCTCCCGAACCGCTGTCGGTCGGGGCGTTTCACCCGCTGATCCAGTGGGCCGTCGTCCCGTTCATGGTGATCGGGTCGACCAGTTTCGTCCTGATCTACTTCGCGATCAACGGCGAGCCGATGCGGCTCCTCCGCAACGAGGAGTTCCACTTCTACCTCGGCGCGATGGGGACGCTGTCGTCGGTCGTCGCGCTCGGACTCTTCTTCGACCCCGCCACCACGTTCGGCGTCGAAGGGACGATACGCCACGCCGTGTTCAACGTCGCGTCGATCGTGACGACGACCGGGTACGCCAGCACCGACTACGTGCTGTGGGCACCCGCGGCGAAGCACATGCTGTTCATGGGGATGTTCATCGGCGGGATGGTCGGGTCGACGACCTGTTCGATCAAGTCGCTGCGGTGGCTGGTGGCGTTGAAGTCGTTCAAGCGGAACCTCTACACCGCGATCCACCCCGAATCCGTGCGGCCGGTCCGGATCTCCGGGAAGTCGATCGATGAGGGCGCGATCCGCGACATCTACGCGTACCTCCTGTTGAGTATCGTGATCTTCTTCCTGCTCGCCGTGGTCATCGTCGTCGACGCCGAGCGGGCGGACCTCCGCGTGGACGAGTTCGAGGCGCTCGGGGCGGCGGCGACGACGTTCCTCAACATCGGTCCCGGCTTCGGCGACGCGGGACCGTACGGCACGTTCGCGACGTTCCCGCTCAGCACCCGCGCCGTGATGGTCGTGCTCATGTGGATCGGCCGGATCGAGATCATTCCAGTGCTCGTGCTGTTCACGAAGGCGTTCTGGACGTCGTGACCGACCGCGGACTGACGCCGGCGCGCCGCCGAGACGCCGGTTCCGTGTCCCCTTCGACAGTTTAATACAGCGAACGGGCGACTGCCGGATCGATCGAGTAACTATGTCGTGGGGCGTCAACTGGAAGGCGAGCGTGGGGCTTCTCGGCGTCGGGATCAAGTATCTCGCGCTCACGATGCTGGTTCCGCTGACCGTCGCGGTCGCGTACGGCGAGGACATCTGGGTGTTTCTCGTCTCGCTGGCGCTCGTGGCGGCGCTCGGACTGGCGGTCGAGCGGGTCGATCCGGACCCGGATCTCGGGCCCCGCGAGGCGCTGCTTTTCGTCTCGCTCGCGTGGCTCGCGGCCGCGGTGATCGGGACGATCCCGTACCTCCTCGCCGGCTACGGCACGGCCTCGACGGTCGGCCTTCAGGTCGGGTCCGTCGGCGCGTTCACGGAGTCGGTCGTCAACGCCCTGTTCGAGTCGATGAGCGGGTTCACCACCACGGGCGCGACGGTCCTCGGCGAGATCAGCGTCGACCGGCACTCCCACGCGCTGCTGATGTGGCGGCAGCTCACCCAGTGGCTCGGCGGGATGGGGATCATCGTCCTGATGATCGCCATCCTTCCCGAGGTCGCGGTCAACGGCGCACAGCTGATGGAGTCGGAAGCGCCCGGACCGGAGCTCCAGAAGCTCACGCCGAAGATCGCCGAGACGGCGCGCGCGCTCTGGCTGATTTACTTCGGCTTCACCGTCCTCCTCGTGGTCCTGTTGTACGGGCTTCACCTGCTCGGAATGGCGGACAACATGAATCTCTACAACGCGGTCGCGCACGGCTTCTCGACGCTTCCGACGGGCGGGTTCTCGCCGCAGGCCGACAGCATCGGTGCGTTCTCGGCGGTCGTCCAGTGGGTGTTCATCCCGTTCATGGTCGTCGCCGGCGTCAACTTCGCGCTGTTCTGGCACGTCTTGCGCGGCGAGGTCGAAGTCATGCTGGAGAACGCCGAATTTCGCGCGTACGCCGGCGCGCTCGCCGTCGTCACCGCGCTGCTCGCCGTGCTCCTCTTTCGCGGTGCCGCCCCACCGATCGAACTCGGCGGGACGACGCAGGGCGTCGCCGGGAACTCTCTTCGGCAGGCCGCGTTCCAGATCGGATCGCTTCTGAACTCCACCGGCTTCGCCACCGCCGACTTCGCACAGTGGGACACGCACGCGCAGGTGCTGCTCCTGTTTACGATGTTCATCGGTGGCTCCGCCGGATCGACCGGTGGCGGCGTCAAGGTCGTCCGCTGGATCATCGCCGTGAAGGCGATCCGGCGCGAGCTGTTCACCACCGCACACCCGGACGTCGTCCAGCCCGTTCGTCTCGGCGGGAACGTCGTCGACGAGGACGCGATCCGAGGGATCATGGCGTTCACCCTGCTGTACATCGTGCTGTTCGCGCTCTCGGCGGTGTTCATCGCGCTCGACACCACGCGGGTGGGGATCCAGCTGTCGGTGTTGGAGTCGATCAGCGCTTCGCTCGCGACCATCGGGAACATCGGGCCTGGGTTCGGACGGCTCGGACCCTTCGGGAGCTACCTCTTTTTCCCGGACACGTCGAAGCTGCTGATGATATTCCTGATGTGGATCGGGCGGCTGGAGATCGTCCCGGTGCTCGCGGTGTTCATCTCCGCGGTCGACGGTCGGTGAGTCGGCGGCCACCTTCTTAACCCGCGGCACCGAACGTCGCCGTATGAGTTCACCCGACGGCGGACCCACGGAGCTGCTCGGCCACGCCCTCTTGCCGGTCGCAAACGAGGACGACGCGCTGGCGACCGCACGGGCGCTCGAACCGTACGACCCGGAGCGCGTGACCGCGCTCCACGTGGTCGAGAAAGGTGAGGGCGTCCCGGACAAGACGCCCGTCGAACAGTCCGAGGAGCTGGCGGCCGAGTCGTACGCCGCGGTGCGGACGGTGTTCCCGGACGCCGAGGAACACACGGCGTACGGCCGGCACGTCGCCGAGGAGATATTCGACGCGGTCGACGCCGTCGGCGCGACGGCCATCGTCTACCGGGCCCGCGGCGGGAACCGACTCATGCGGTTCCTCTCCGGGGGCATCTCCGTGAAGCTCGTGACCCACGCGCCCGTCCCCGTCGTGGCGCTTCCCCGCGAGGAGTCGGACGACTGATCGGACGGTCTCCTCCCGCGGTCTCCGCGATCTCGACCGCGACGTAACGGAAATCGCGCGTCTCAGCCCGAGACGGCGGGTCGCGCAATCTTCGTTGCGACCGCAACGTTCATAATCAATCTTTATAGATCGCGGGCGGCTACCGTGACCCATGTACGACGACGACGATCTCGCCGCGATCCGCGAGGCCAAGGAGTCGTGGGAGGCGGAGACGCTCGATCCGACGCTCGACCGCCACGGGGAGCGGAAGG
This genomic stretch from Halorubrum hochsteinianum harbors:
- the trkA gene encoding Trk system potassium transporter TrkA, with amino-acid sequence MHVVVIGAGEVGTSIAASLASDHEVVVVDVDPDRAEQLKYELDVLTIAGDGTTSEIQTAADVGRADMVIACTDDDQTNLVACGTAKTLGDGFTIARVKSTDFLRTWEGNEGAFGVDFMVCTDLLTAENIVRVIGLPAAIDVDPFASGLVQMAEFEIAEGSPVAGQTVSEADRFESLTFVGLFRDGEMTIPRGDTGIAVGDRAVVIGSPESVQSFATDVAPETTPDRADEIVVVGGSEIGYQTARLLEEREFKPRLIEQDADRARWLAENLPNTVVMEHDATDTEFLTREHVDEADILVTALRSDEKNLLVSVLAKRLGVNRVIAVVDSPDYVTVFEEIGIDIAINPRTVTAEEITRFTYESVAENIAVLENDQAEVLELELTEGCGLVGRPISEIVAESDVRFVIGAITRNHELVTPRGDTVLQAGDHVILLVESDSVSDIASMA
- a CDS encoding TrkH family potassium uptake protein, with translation MSWGVNWKASVGLLGVGIKYLALTMLVPLTVAVAYGEDIWVFLVSLALVAALGLAVERVDPDPDLGPREALLFVSLAWLAAAVIGTIPYLLAGYGTASTVGLQVGSVGAFTESVVNALFESMSGFTTTGATVLGEISVDRHSHALLMWRQLTQWLGGMGIIVLMIAILPEVAVNGAQLMESEAPGPELQKLTPKIAETARALWLIYFGFTVLLVVLLYGLHLLGMADNMNLYNAVAHGFSTLPTGGFSPQADSIGAFSAVVQWVFIPFMVVAGVNFALFWHVLRGEVEVMLENAEFRAYAGALAVVTALLAVLLFRGAAPPIELGGTTQGVAGNSLRQAAFQIGSLLNSTGFATADFAQWDTHAQVLLLFTMFIGGSAGSTGGGVKVVRWIIAVKAIRRELFTTAHPDVVQPVRLGGNVVDEDAIRGIMAFTLLYIVLFALSAVFIALDTTRVGIQLSVLESISASLATIGNIGPGFGRLGPFGSYLFFPDTSKLLMIFLMWIGRLEIVPVLAVFISAVDGR
- a CDS encoding universal stress protein, with the translated sequence MSSPDGGPTELLGHALLPVANEDDALATARALEPYDPERVTALHVVEKGEGVPDKTPVEQSEELAAESYAAVRTVFPDAEEHTAYGRHVAEEIFDAVDAVGATAIVYRARGGNRLMRFLSGGISVKLVTHAPVPVVALPREESDD
- a CDS encoding YhbY family RNA-binding protein produces the protein MSDQELRKEAHDLDVTVWVGKKGIDSVVDELGDQLDDRKLVKVKFLRAARGGTTTDELADELVDAVDAELIETRGNTAVLH
- a CDS encoding TrkH family potassium uptake protein; this translates as MNAKIRVGWQASVGLTGDVLAALSVPLAFPLLVAFYYGESPIPFLAAIAVTLALGAAFRTVQDPSVDLGPREAFLAVALIWFLVAAVGAIPFVIAGVGTIAHPVNAMFESMSGLTTTGATVLRDFSLHSRSVLMWRQVIQWLGGLGILILATAVLSELGVGGAQLMESESQTQDVNKLTPKISRTAQLIWGIYVGLTALAVVVYFGLGLAVDPQMDLYNAVAHAFTSVATAGFSPEPLSVGAFHPLIQWAVVPFMVIGSTSFVLIYFAINGEPMRLLRNEEFHFYLGAMGTLSSVVALGLFFDPATTFGVEGTIRHAVFNVASIVTTTGYASTDYVLWAPAAKHMLFMGMFIGGMVGSTTCSIKSLRWLVALKSFKRNLYTAIHPESVRPVRISGKSIDEGAIRDIYAYLLLSIVIFFLLAVVIVVDAERADLRVDEFEALGAAATTFLNIGPGFGDAGPYGTFATFPLSTRAVMVVLMWIGRIEIIPVLVLFTKAFWTS